One genomic segment of Panicum virgatum strain AP13 chromosome 2N, P.virgatum_v5, whole genome shotgun sequence includes these proteins:
- the LOC120658738 gene encoding F-box/FBD/LRR-repeat protein At1g13570-like: MGDGDATGGAPDLISRLPDEVLGDIITLLPTRDGVRTQAVSRRWRPLWRAAPLNLQVDYGLCSQHTNHANLATKILDGHDGPGRCFTMPGFRLRNRLAMVDGWLRSRALTGLQEINFSYSTLDRQQQQPPMPPSALRFTATLRVAKFGHCKFPNEVAPSLKFPHLKELSLVKVTISEDAVHGLLSGCYVLEILLLERNVGIGRLRISSPTLRSIGFSGPSEAIEFHELVVEDAPRLERLLPLHPDQGPATIRVMRAPKLETVGLLSAHISKLEFGTTAFQEMIALSLGT, encoded by the exons ATGGGGGACGGCGACGCGACGGGCGGCGCCCCCGATCTAATCAGCCGCCTCCCCGACGAGGTCCTCGGGGACATCATCACCCTTCTTCCCACCAGGGACGGCGTCCGCACGCAGGCCGTgtcccggcggtggcggcccctCTGGCGCGCCGCGCCTCTCAACCTGCAGGTGGACTACGGCCTCTGCAGCCAGCACACGAACCACGCCAACCTGGCCACCAAGATCCTCGACGGCCACGACGGCCCCGGCCGGTGCTTCACCATGCCCGGCTTCCGCCTCCGCAACCGCCTCGCCATGGTCGACGGCTGGCTGCGCTCCCGAGCCCTCACCGGCCTACAGGAGATAAACTTCAGCTACTCAACCCTggaccggcagcagcagcagccgccgatGCCGCCTTCGGCATTACGGTTCACGGCCACCCTACGCGTGGCAAAATTTGGCCACTGCAAGTTCCCCAACGAGGTCGCGCCGTCGCTGAAGTTCCCCCACCTCAAGGAGCTTTCCCTGGTCAAGGTCACCATATCAGAGGACGCAGTTCACGGCCTGCTCTCTGGCTGCTACGTTCTGGAGATCCTCTTGCTGGAGCGCAATGTCGGCATTGGCCGCCTGCGCATCAGTTCGCCGACTCTGAGGAGCATCGGCTTTAGTGGACCTTCAGAGGCCATCGAGTTCCATGAGCTGGTCGTAGAGGACGCTCCTCGCCTTGAGAGATTGTTGCCACTTCACCCCGACCAGGGTCCGGCAACCATCCGTGTGATGAGGGCACCTAAACTCGAGACAGTGGGATTGCTTTCAGCTCACATCTCCAAACTCGAGTTTGGAACCACAGCTTTTCAG GAAATGATTGCCCTAAGCTTGGGAACCTAG